From the genome of Vicia villosa cultivar HV-30 ecotype Madison, WI linkage group LG2, Vvil1.0, whole genome shotgun sequence, one region includes:
- the LOC131649773 gene encoding uncharacterized protein LOC131649773 isoform X1: MGYRNKSLVTKDQTVFSSMNCESLSDAMLVFTMNIIGLPVDVHVKDGSVYSGIFYTASVDDRFGIVLKQARMTKKGNGHSNVGKEALIDTLVVQSKDLVQVIAKGVTLPKDGDNGKITGEDEEAITPRVCCSENRSMDVEQVNQSRQAGDINSKGKTDDCRQKFEFHSEKNDEKIRSPDSCHEIVTCLGQVKADKANDHGRERSTSPDSTSTHSTLSEDLSEASHNVPAKIIEKSAPRGTDCTRNAKEFKLNPAAKIFSPSFVYPISSPSALPTTANMVYMPNSPHAPNMVYMPNSSPPVHVATLQPEVGFNTFASRPSVPVKVSQYGNLTVGNAGSGSQFSQPIVGQLAHRTQPLQYAAHYTPVLSEPAYLQSSSPAVMAGRSTQLVYVQQVSHDLVHGVTAPFPTRPLMNHVQFPKHQGGTFSQAIPVVMPSSVITSAQQQNFAFQNHIPVLQPGFSPPRPISVPGSNGFYGTKFS; this comes from the exons ATGGGTTACAGAAACAAGAGCTTGGTGACGAAGGATCAAACTGTTTTTTCATCAATGAATTGTGAATCACTGAGTGATGCAATGCTAGTTTTCACTATGAATATCATTGGTTTACCAGTTGATGTTCACGTGAAAGATGGTTCTGTGTATTCTGGAATCTTCTATACTGCTTCTGTTGATGACCGTTTCG GTATTGTTTTGAAGCAAGCAAGGATGACCAAGAAGGGAAATGGCCACAGCAATGTTGGAAAAGAGGCCTTGATAGATACACTAGTAGTTCAATCAAAGGATCTCGTGCAGGTCATTGCTAAG GGAGTAACGCTTCCCAAGGATGGTGATAATGGAAAAATAACTGGCGAGGATGAGGAAGCAATTACACCCAGAGTTTGTTGTTCCGAGAACCGCTCAATGGATGTAGAACAGGTTAATCAATCAAG ACAAGCTGGAGATATTAACTCAAAAGGGAAGACTGATGACTGCAGGCAGAAGTTTGAATTTCATAGTGAAAAAAAT GATGAAAAGATTCGAAGCCCTGATTCATGCCATGAAA TTGTTACATGTCTTGGCCAAGTTAAAGCTGATAAAGCCAATGATCATGGTAGGGAAAGGTCTACTTCACCAGATTCTACATCAACACATTCCACTCTAAGTGAAGATCTCAGCGAGGCGTCACATAATGTTCCAgcaaaaattattgaaaaatctGCTCCAAGGGGTACAGATTGTACCAGAAATGCAAAG GAATTTAAGCTCAACCCAGCTGCCAAGATTTTCTCCCCGTCTTTTGTATATCCTATTTCATCACCTTCTGCTTTGCCAACAACTGCAAACATGGTTTACATGCCAAATAGCCCTCATGCTCCAAATATGGTTTACATGCCAAATAGCTCTCCTCCAGTACATGTTGCTACTCTTCAACCTGAAGTTGGATTCAATACTTTTGCTTCTCGACCTTCTGTGCCTGTTAAGGTTTCACAGTATGGCAATTTGACAGTTGGAAATGCTGGCAGTGGTTCTCAGTTTTCACAACCT ATTGTTGGTCAACTGGCACATAGGACACAACCACTTCAGTATGCTGCACATTACACTCCAGTTCTATCTGAACCTGCTTATTTGCAATCAAGCTCTCCTGCT GTTATGGCTGGACGATCTACCCAGCTAGTCTATGTTCAACAAGTTTCCCAC GATTTGGTTCATGGTGTAACGGCTCCATTCCCAACCCGCCCCCTGATGAATCACGTCCAATTTCCAAAGCATCAAG GTGGAACATTTAGCCAAGCAATACCAGTTGTTATGCCTTCATCTGTCATAACAAGCGCGCAACAACAAAACTTTGCATTTCAAAACCACATTCCAGTTTTGCAACCTGGCTTTTCTCCACCTAGACCTATTTCAGTCCCAGGATCAAATGGTTTCTATGGCACCAAATTTTCATGA
- the LOC131649773 gene encoding uncharacterized protein LOC131649773 isoform X2, protein MGYRNKSLVTKDQTVFSSMNCESLSDAMLVFTMNIIGLPVDVHVKDGSVYSGIFYTASVDDRFGIVLKQARMTKKGNGHSNVGKEALIDTLVVQSKDLVQVIAKGVTLPKDGDNGKITGEDEEAITPRVCCSENRSMDVEQVNQSRQAGDINSKGKTDDCRQKFEFHSEKNDEKIRSPDSCHEIVTCLGQVKADKANDHGRERSTSPDSTSTHSTLSEDLSEASHNVPAKIIEKSAPRGTDCTRNAKEFKLNPAAKIFSPSFVYPISSPSALPTTANMVYMPNSPHAPNMVYMPNSSPPVHVATLQPEVGFNTFASRPSVPVKVSQYGNLTVGNAGSGSQFSQPIVGQLAHRTQPLQYAAHYTPVLSEPAYLQSSSPADLVHGVTAPFPTRPLMNHVQFPKHQGGTFSQAIPVVMPSSVITSAQQQNFAFQNHIPVLQPGFSPPRPISVPGSNGFYGTKFS, encoded by the exons ATGGGTTACAGAAACAAGAGCTTGGTGACGAAGGATCAAACTGTTTTTTCATCAATGAATTGTGAATCACTGAGTGATGCAATGCTAGTTTTCACTATGAATATCATTGGTTTACCAGTTGATGTTCACGTGAAAGATGGTTCTGTGTATTCTGGAATCTTCTATACTGCTTCTGTTGATGACCGTTTCG GTATTGTTTTGAAGCAAGCAAGGATGACCAAGAAGGGAAATGGCCACAGCAATGTTGGAAAAGAGGCCTTGATAGATACACTAGTAGTTCAATCAAAGGATCTCGTGCAGGTCATTGCTAAG GGAGTAACGCTTCCCAAGGATGGTGATAATGGAAAAATAACTGGCGAGGATGAGGAAGCAATTACACCCAGAGTTTGTTGTTCCGAGAACCGCTCAATGGATGTAGAACAGGTTAATCAATCAAG ACAAGCTGGAGATATTAACTCAAAAGGGAAGACTGATGACTGCAGGCAGAAGTTTGAATTTCATAGTGAAAAAAAT GATGAAAAGATTCGAAGCCCTGATTCATGCCATGAAA TTGTTACATGTCTTGGCCAAGTTAAAGCTGATAAAGCCAATGATCATGGTAGGGAAAGGTCTACTTCACCAGATTCTACATCAACACATTCCACTCTAAGTGAAGATCTCAGCGAGGCGTCACATAATGTTCCAgcaaaaattattgaaaaatctGCTCCAAGGGGTACAGATTGTACCAGAAATGCAAAG GAATTTAAGCTCAACCCAGCTGCCAAGATTTTCTCCCCGTCTTTTGTATATCCTATTTCATCACCTTCTGCTTTGCCAACAACTGCAAACATGGTTTACATGCCAAATAGCCCTCATGCTCCAAATATGGTTTACATGCCAAATAGCTCTCCTCCAGTACATGTTGCTACTCTTCAACCTGAAGTTGGATTCAATACTTTTGCTTCTCGACCTTCTGTGCCTGTTAAGGTTTCACAGTATGGCAATTTGACAGTTGGAAATGCTGGCAGTGGTTCTCAGTTTTCACAACCT ATTGTTGGTCAACTGGCACATAGGACACAACCACTTCAGTATGCTGCACATTACACTCCAGTTCTATCTGAACCTGCTTATTTGCAATCAAGCTCTCCTGCT GATTTGGTTCATGGTGTAACGGCTCCATTCCCAACCCGCCCCCTGATGAATCACGTCCAATTTCCAAAGCATCAAG GTGGAACATTTAGCCAAGCAATACCAGTTGTTATGCCTTCATCTGTCATAACAAGCGCGCAACAACAAAACTTTGCATTTCAAAACCACATTCCAGTTTTGCAACCTGGCTTTTCTCCACCTAGACCTATTTCAGTCCCAGGATCAAATGGTTTCTATGGCACCAAATTTTCATGA